A genome region from Methylorubrum populi includes the following:
- a CDS encoding DUF6111 family protein, with translation MLRLVLQEILLFSLPFLAFAGWLLFARRSPLDHAHWKPQWTRLVLAGLFIVVASLVLTGLTAQRTRDGYVPPRYENGRLVPGHFE, from the coding sequence ATGCTCCGCCTCGTCCTGCAGGAAATCCTCCTGTTCTCCCTGCCCTTCCTGGCCTTCGCGGGCTGGCTGCTGTTCGCCCGCCGCTCGCCCCTCGACCATGCGCACTGGAAGCCGCAATGGACGCGGCTGGTGCTGGCCGGGCTGTTCATCGTCGTCGCCTCCCTGGTCTTGACCGGCCTGACGGCGCAGCGCACCCGGGACGGCTACGTGCCGCCGCGCTACGAGAACGGGCGGCTGGTGCCGGGCCATTTCGAATGA